The window ATACGGAATCTGCTTACTATATGCTCACCTTCAATACTGATGTAGAAGTTGATTCTGTAGAAATAATTAAAGGATTTGGAGAGAAAGTAGATCAACAAATCATTCAATTTCTTAAAACAGATAGCTTGTGGCATGGGGGAAATTTGTCTAACCCGGAATATTCCATCCCTTATGAAACAAAATATCTTATCAACATGAATTATAGTAAAGAGTTGAAGAGAGTCGGTTTCTGATTAGTTGCTCTATATAAAACAATCCAATCCATCCAGCAGCATATGAATAAGCAGCCCTAAGCCTGTAAGTTGTATCCGAAAGTTCCACTTCTCTCCCGCTTCTGAAAGCTTCCCGGACTTTAAATAAAAAGGAATCGTAAACATCAGAATATAAACAGCTATTGCCCAAATGGTATGTAAGGGATGAAATCCGATCGAGCACCGGTTTGGATCATAAACCGGGTTGGCTAACAAATGATCTGCATCTACTACCATGGTCGCTATCAGGATCAGGAAAGCCAATTTCCATTTCGACCTGTAAAAAAACCAAGCTACAATTAAGGGAACCAAAAAATGAGAAATTATATGTACCATATTCTCAAGCTATGATTTTCTGTGTTCGTATCATATCCGATTCACTTACATCTCACTATTCTTGCCAGTTATAAAATTATCGTTTTTGTGATACTTTGGTTCCTCTCATTCTATTTGAAGCCATAAAATTCCTACATAAGATATTTTGGTAACAGAAAATTGCTCTTCGAACCCATGATGAAAGCCTTTAAATTTTTTAGGCCCTTCATAAAATCTTCAAGAAAAATTAGTAATCAATATTATCTATACAAATAAAATGGGGGAGTTATGAAAAAGCGAATTATTATAGTAGGGTCAGGTTTTGCAGGCTATACCACGGCGGTTCAGTTGGCAAAGGCTACAAAATCCAGATATGATATCAGTGTGATTGACAAAAAACCCGAGTTTGTATTTACCCCCTCCCTGGTCTGGTTCCCCTTTGGGAAAAAGAAAATAGAAAACAGCTCTTTTGACACCCGGCCCATATATGAAAAATTAGGGGTTACCTTTATCGAAAGTATTGTTTATGGGTTTGATTTAGAGGATCAGCTAATATACACCCCTGATCGAGATATTGAGTATGATTATCTTGTGATAGCAACAGGTAGCACCCCGAAATTTGCAAGTATTAAGGGATTGTATCCCAACATACACACATGGTCCGTATTCAGTGGTTTCGAACATGCCCAAATTACTAAAAAGGCCTGGAAAGAGTACTTGAAAAAACCAGGCCCCTTGGTGGTAGGTACTTCGCAATGGGGCGGTTATTCTTATGTAGCCTACGAGTTTTTATTTAATGCACTATACCAATTGCACAAAGCAGATTTACTGGACAACGTACCTATCCATTTCATCACTTCAGAGCCTTTCCTTGGCCATTTTGGAATTGGCGGACTCGGTGAAGACTCCGACAAAGCAATGGAGCTTTTTAAAAGCTTTAATATCAAAGTTCATCTGAATGCTGAAATTCATGAGGTGAAATCAACTGAAATAATTCTGAAAGGCGGAACCGTTCTACCTTCTTCATTTACCATGATCATCCCTCCCTTTAACGGTATAGATGCTGTTAAAACTACTCGAAAATTTGGCAATGAAAACGGCCTGATTCGTGTAACTGACCAGTTCTATCATCCTAACCATCCAAATGTATTCGTTGCCGGAGGCGCCATTTCTGTAATACAAAAAGCAGACAGTAAAGTAGGGATTGCCATGCCGTGTA of the Gracilimonas sediminicola genome contains:
- a CDS encoding DUF6122 family protein, whose amino-acid sequence is MVHIISHFLVPLIVAWFFYRSKWKLAFLILIATMVVDADHLLANPVYDPNRCSIGFHPLHTIWAIAVYILMFTIPFYLKSGKLSEAGEKWNFRIQLTGLGLLIHMLLDGLDCFI
- a CDS encoding NAD(P)/FAD-dependent oxidoreductase yields the protein MKKRIIIVGSGFAGYTTAVQLAKATKSRYDISVIDKKPEFVFTPSLVWFPFGKKKIENSSFDTRPIYEKLGVTFIESIVYGFDLEDQLIYTPDRDIEYDYLVIATGSTPKFASIKGLYPNIHTWSVFSGFEHAQITKKAWKEYLKKPGPLVVGTSQWGGYSYVAYEFLFNALYQLHKADLLDNVPIHFITSEPFLGHFGIGGLGEDSDKAMELFKSFNIKVHLNAEIHEVKSTEIILKGGTVLPSSFTMIIPPFNGIDAVKTTRKFGNENGLIRVTDQFYHPNHPNVFVAGGAISVIQKADSKVGIAMPCTHSFSEMTAKAIAQNITAEIEGGIHVASTTEELYSFIRKDLQYLGNIMFREYSNVTEALNFIAKGSQDKWANHSLKDYIESAYSENFMNIKY